From the Clavibacter phaseoli genome, one window contains:
- a CDS encoding M18 family aminopeptidase, which yields MPADRRAHLADLGRFIQASPTSFHAAEEGARRLEAAGFARLDERDAWPTGAGRRFIVRDGALLAWIQPAGAHATTPFRVLGAHTDSPGFKLKPKPTIGSDGWLQAGVEVYGGPLLNSWLDRDLELAGRLVARDGRRHLVRTGPLLRFPQLAVHLDRGVNTDGLRLDPQRHMSPILGTGSPAEADVLGHLAGLVGLAADDVLGYDVGVADTQAPGSLGLDGELFAAGRMDNLSSVHAGLVALLELAAAADEDPDAPVAVLAAFDHEEVGSATPSGAAGPILEDVLGRISAGLGAGSEERRRAFASSWCLSADAGHAVHPNYPDRHDPANRPVPNGGPLLKINANQRYATDGVGAREWALACERAGVPYQEFVSSNAVPCGSTIGPITATRLGIRTVDVGIPLLSMHSARELCGADDPGHLAAAAAAFLRPAA from the coding sequence ATGCCGGCGGACCGCCGCGCGCACCTCGCGGACCTGGGCCGCTTCATCCAGGCCTCCCCCACCTCGTTCCACGCCGCCGAGGAGGGCGCCCGCCGCCTCGAGGCCGCGGGCTTCGCGCGCCTCGACGAGCGCGACGCGTGGCCCACCGGCGCCGGCCGGCGGTTCATCGTCCGCGACGGCGCGCTCCTCGCGTGGATCCAGCCCGCCGGCGCGCACGCCACCACGCCCTTCCGCGTGCTCGGCGCCCACACCGACTCGCCCGGCTTCAAGCTGAAGCCCAAGCCCACCATCGGATCCGACGGCTGGCTCCAGGCCGGCGTCGAGGTCTACGGCGGCCCGCTCCTCAACTCCTGGCTCGACCGCGACCTCGAGCTCGCCGGCCGCCTCGTCGCGCGCGACGGCCGGCGCCACCTCGTCCGCACCGGCCCGCTGCTGCGCTTCCCGCAGCTCGCGGTGCACCTCGACCGCGGGGTCAACACGGACGGCCTGCGGCTGGATCCGCAGCGGCACATGTCCCCGATCCTCGGCACCGGCTCCCCCGCCGAGGCGGACGTGCTCGGCCACCTGGCCGGCCTCGTGGGGCTGGCCGCGGACGACGTGCTCGGCTACGACGTGGGCGTCGCGGACACGCAGGCACCCGGATCCCTCGGCCTCGACGGCGAGCTCTTCGCCGCCGGCCGCATGGACAACCTCAGCTCGGTGCACGCGGGCCTCGTCGCCCTGCTCGAGCTCGCCGCCGCCGCGGACGAGGACCCGGACGCGCCCGTCGCGGTGCTCGCCGCCTTCGACCACGAGGAGGTCGGATCCGCGACCCCGTCGGGCGCCGCCGGCCCCATCCTCGAGGACGTGCTCGGTCGCATCTCCGCCGGGCTCGGCGCCGGATCCGAGGAGCGCCGCCGCGCGTTCGCCTCCTCCTGGTGCCTCTCCGCCGACGCCGGCCACGCCGTGCACCCGAACTACCCCGACCGCCACGACCCCGCCAACCGGCCGGTGCCCAACGGCGGCCCGCTGCTGAAGATCAACGCGAACCAGCGCTACGCCACCGACGGCGTGGGCGCGCGCGAGTGGGCCCTGGCCTGCGAGCGCGCGGGCGTGCCCTACCAGGAGTTCGTCTCCAGCAACGCGGTGCCGTGCGGCTCGACCATCGGCCCGATCACGGCGACGCGCCTCGGGATCCGCACGGTCGACGTCGGCATCCCGCTGCTCTCGATGCACTCGGCCCGCGAGCTGTGCGGCGCCGACGACCCGGGGCACCTCGCCGCCGCGGCCGCCGCGTTCCTCCGCCCGGCCGCCTGA